The following proteins come from a genomic window of Musa acuminata AAA Group cultivar baxijiao chromosome BXJ1-7, Cavendish_Baxijiao_AAA, whole genome shotgun sequence:
- the LOC135678566 gene encoding adenine nucleotide transporter BT1, chloroplastic/amyloplastic/mitochondrial-like, which produces MGVGFGVSPNTSNPTINSVKVSGTELYMKYVSPEVIRVAPSKAIELFAYDTAKKALTPKDGEQPKLPLPPSLVAGAVAGVSSTLCMYPLELLTTRLTIQGDVYDNLLHAFLKIIQEEGPSELYRGLTPSLIGVVPYAATNYFAYDTLKKVYKKTFNTDDIGNVATLLIGSAAGAISSSATFPLEVARKHMQVGAVGGR; this is translated from the exons ATGGGAGTCGGTTTTGGGGTTTCTCCTAATACTTCTAATCCTACAATTAACAGCGTTAAGGTGTCAGGGACCGAACTCTACATGAAGTATGTGTCGCCGGAGGTGATCCGTGTTGCACCAAGCAAGGCGATCGAG TTGTTTGCTTATGATACAGCTAAGAAGGCTTTGACTCCTAAGGATGGAGAACAACCCAAACTTCCACTTCCCCCCTCACTTGTTGCTGGGGCCGTTGCTGGAGTCAGCTCAACCCTCTGTATGTATCCATTAGAGCTACTCACAACTCGACTAACCATACAG GGAGACGTCTATGACAATCTTTTACATGCTTTTTTGAAAATCATACAAGAGGAAGGTCCGTCGGAGCTGTACAGAGGTCTCACTCCGAGTCTTATAGGGGTCGTGCCGTATGCTGCCACCAACTACTTTGCATATGATACCCTCAAGAAAGTTTACAAGAAGACCTTCAACACGGACGATATAGGCAACGTTGCCACACTTCTGATTGGTTCAGCAGCTGGAGCCATATCGAGCAGTGCCACTTTCCCACTTGAGGTTGCTCGGAAGCATATGCAAGTCGGAGCTGTCGGTGGTAGGTAG
- the LOC103991289 gene encoding transcription factor HY5 isoform X2: MESDEEIRRVPEFGFELAGPSTSGQEAGSGTGADRAQSAAQAGQRRRGKSPADKEHKRLKRLLRNRVSAQQARERKKAYLNDLEAKLKDLETKNSELEERISTLQKENNMLRQILKNTTVSRRESSSSANGGGE; this comes from the exons ATGGAGAGCGACGAGGAGATCAGGAGAGTTCCGGAATTCGGGTTCGAGCTGGCCGGCCCGTCGACCTCAGGTCAGGAGGCTGGCTCAGGAACCGGTGCGGACCGGGCCCAGTCAGCCGCCCAGGCGGGGCAGCGGCGCCGAGGAAAGAGCCCCGCCGACAAGGAGCACAAGCGGTTAAAGAG GCTGCTGAGGAATAGAGTGTCAGCCCAGCAAGCCCGGGAGAGGAAGAAGGCTTATCTGAATGATTTGGAGGCCAAGCTAAAGGATTTGGAAACCAAGAACTCAGAACTGGAGGAGAGGATCTCCACATTGCAGAAAGAGAACAACATGCTGAGACAA ATCTTGAAGAACACTACTGTTAGCAGGAGAGAATCAAGCAGTAGCGCCAATGGAGGTGGGGAATGA
- the LOC103991289 gene encoding transcription factor HY5 isoform X1, with the protein MMQEQATSSLPSSSERSSSSAPQMEVKEGMESDEEIRRVPEFGFELAGPSTSGQEAGSGTGADRAQSAAQAGQRRRGKSPADKEHKRLKRLLRNRVSAQQARERKKAYLNDLEAKLKDLETKNSELEERISTLQKENNMLRQILKNTTVSRRESSSSANGGGE; encoded by the exons ATGATGCAGGAGCAGGCGACCAGCTCCCTTCCTTCGAGCAGCGAGAGGTCCTCGAGTTCTGCCCCCCAGATGGAAGTTAAAGAAG GAATGGAGAGCGACGAGGAGATCAGGAGAGTTCCGGAATTCGGGTTCGAGCTGGCCGGCCCGTCGACCTCAGGTCAGGAGGCTGGCTCAGGAACCGGTGCGGACCGGGCCCAGTCAGCCGCCCAGGCGGGGCAGCGGCGCCGAGGAAAGAGCCCCGCCGACAAGGAGCACAAGCGGTTAAAGAG GCTGCTGAGGAATAGAGTGTCAGCCCAGCAAGCCCGGGAGAGGAAGAAGGCTTATCTGAATGATTTGGAGGCCAAGCTAAAGGATTTGGAAACCAAGAACTCAGAACTGGAGGAGAGGATCTCCACATTGCAGAAAGAGAACAACATGCTGAGACAA ATCTTGAAGAACACTACTGTTAGCAGGAGAGAATCAAGCAGTAGCGCCAATGGAGGTGGGGAATGA
- the LOC103991292 gene encoding uncharacterized protein At2g34160, with protein sequence MEQITEGVNNLSVAADSFKENRILVSNTKKPLFFYVNLAKRYMQQYDEAELSALGMAISTVVTIAEILKNNGLAVEKKIMTSMIDVEDEARGRPLQKARIEILLGKTENFDELMAAATQRRDGDGEQH encoded by the exons ATGGAGCAGATCACCGAGGGCGTCAACAATCTCAGCGTCGCTGCCGATTCCTTCAAGGAGAACCGGATCCTAGTCTCCAATACGAAGAAGCCCCTCTTCTTCTACGTCAATCTCGCCAAG AGGTACATGCAGCAATACGATGAAGCAGAGCTTTCGGCTCTTGGAATGG CCATCTCAACTGTGGTCACCATTGCGGAGATTCTTAAAAACAATGGCCTTGCGGTTGAGAAGA AGATCATGACATCGATGATTGATGTGGAGGATGAGGCCAGGGGACGGCCGTTGCAGAAAGCAAGG ATTGAGATATTGCTGGGAAAGACGGAAAACTTTGATGAATTAATGGCTGCAGCCACACAGAGACGTGATGGAGATGGTGAGCAGCATTAA